The following proteins are co-located in the Spirosoma montaniterrae genome:
- a CDS encoding DUF2306 domain-containing protein has product MNTLLTILLITHIATGFTALLVGLIPMFATKGSQLHNRAGLVFVYCMIAVTLTALLLCVLQPFKMMRLFLTGIAVFSFYLSMTGWRATKQKNGQVAAFDHWLTYITLAVSAGMIGFGVYLLVLNGPVFLPIVFTFFGFLTLRFAVEDYRKQRRPAQKMHRRVAPWYFQHFTRMGGAYIASFTAALVTNIGRVLPDDAPDWVGTVAWIAPSILGGLIIGRTVRYYLTKFKLTR; this is encoded by the coding sequence ATGAACACGCTGCTCACTATTCTCCTCATCACCCATATTGCTACTGGCTTTACGGCCCTGCTGGTGGGACTGATTCCAATGTTTGCTACGAAAGGCAGCCAACTGCACAACCGAGCCGGGCTGGTCTTTGTCTATTGTATGATTGCCGTGACTCTCACGGCCTTGCTGTTGTGTGTGTTGCAGCCGTTTAAGATGATGCGGCTATTTCTGACAGGCATTGCTGTATTCAGTTTCTACCTGAGCATGACCGGCTGGCGGGCCACCAAACAAAAAAACGGGCAGGTGGCTGCTTTCGACCACTGGCTGACATACATAACGCTCGCTGTCAGCGCGGGTATGATTGGTTTTGGCGTGTATCTACTGGTATTGAATGGGCCTGTTTTTCTGCCGATTGTCTTTACATTCTTCGGTTTTCTTACCCTCCGATTCGCCGTTGAAGATTATCGTAAACAACGCAGACCCGCTCAGAAAATGCATCGGAGGGTCGCACCCTGGTATTTTCAGCATTTCACTCGAATGGGAGGGGCATATATTGCTTCGTTTACGGCGGCATTGGTCACCAACATTGGCCGCGTGTTGCCCGATGATGCCCCCGATTGGGTAGGTACGGTGGCCTGGATTGCGCCGAGTATACTTGGCGGACTAATTATTGGCCGAACGGTGCGCTATTACCTGACGAAGTTCAAGCTGACCCGGTAA
- a CDS encoding SGNH/GDSL hydrolase family protein yields the protein MANPGSDGSDYLALGDSYTIGEGALEVERWPVQLAGLLRDSGTAISNPDIIAHTGWTTAELQEAIEKSGNQKTYELVSLLIGVNNQYRGQSRARYRAEFRALLQTAIQFAGGRASRVFVLSIPDWGVSPFASDRDRAKIAQEIDQFNAIAQEECRRAAVAFVDITPTTRRAASEPTPGVDSQFTSDGLHYSGKQMRQWAELALPVVSRLLVS from the coding sequence TTGGCTAATCCTGGTTCAGATGGTTCTGACTACCTCGCGCTCGGCGATTCGTACACCATTGGCGAGGGTGCGTTAGAGGTTGAGCGGTGGCCGGTTCAGTTGGCCGGGCTGTTGCGCGACAGTGGCACGGCCATCTCCAACCCCGACATCATTGCCCATACTGGCTGGACTACGGCTGAATTGCAGGAAGCCATCGAGAAAAGCGGTAATCAGAAAACCTATGAATTAGTATCGCTGCTGATTGGCGTTAACAATCAGTACCGGGGCCAGTCGCGGGCGCGTTACCGTGCCGAGTTTCGGGCGTTGCTGCAAACGGCTATTCAGTTTGCGGGGGGGCGGGCCAGTCGTGTGTTCGTGCTATCGATTCCCGACTGGGGCGTTTCACCTTTTGCCAGCGACCGCGACCGGGCCAAAATCGCGCAGGAGATTGACCAGTTCAATGCCATCGCGCAGGAAGAATGCCGCCGGGCCGCTGTAGCCTTCGTGGACATTACGCCCACCACGCGCCGGGCAGCAAGTGAGCCCACGCCGGGCGTAGACTCGCAGTTTACCAGCGATGGTCTGCATTACTCTGGTAAACAGATGCGACAGTGGGCCGAACTGGCGTTGCCAGTAGTCAGTCGGCTACTGGTTTCGTAG